A part of Corynebacterium lactis RW2-5 genomic DNA contains:
- a CDS encoding ABC-F family ATP-binding cassette domain-containing protein translates to MIVTHDLEVRVGARTLLTADGEHLRVQPGDRIGLVGRNGAGKTTTMRILSGENEPYGGSVTRSGPIGYLPQDSREGNIDQTARDRVLSARGLDQIRRSMDRQQEIMETTLDDSKRDAAIRKFSRLEERYHDLGGYEANAEAARICDALGLPERVLDQPLKTLSGGQRRRVELAQILFAASEGSGKSQTTLLLDEPTNHLDADSITWLRDFLRKHEGGLIMISHDVELLEAVCNKVWFLDAVRAEADVYNMGWKNYLSARATDEARRRREFANAEKKASALRKQAEKLGAKATKAKAAKQMVARADRMMNSLDEVRLEDKVAHISFPEPAPCGKTPLNAKGLTKMYGSLEVFAGVDLAIDKGSRVVVLGFNGAGKTTLLKLLAGVERTDGEGGIVSGHGLRIGYFAQEHDTIDPDKTVWENTVYACPDVNEPELRSLLGAFMFSGDKLEQPAGTLSGGEKTRLALATLVSSRANVLLLDEPTNNLDPMSREQVLDALKTYTGAVVLVTHDPGAVKALEPERVIVLPDGTEDLWSDDYMEIVELA, encoded by the coding sequence GTGATTGTTACCCATGACCTTGAAGTCCGCGTCGGCGCCCGCACTCTTCTCACCGCCGATGGCGAACACCTGCGTGTACAGCCGGGCGACCGCATTGGCCTGGTTGGACGCAATGGCGCGGGTAAGACGACAACCATGCGCATCCTCTCCGGGGAAAACGAACCCTACGGTGGCTCCGTCACCAGGTCCGGCCCCATCGGATACCTCCCGCAGGACTCCCGCGAGGGCAATATCGACCAGACTGCGCGCGACCGAGTGCTCTCGGCCCGCGGACTAGACCAGATTCGCCGCAGCATGGACCGACAGCAGGAAATCATGGAGACCACCCTGGATGACTCCAAGCGCGACGCCGCGATCCGGAAGTTTTCGCGACTCGAGGAGCGATACCACGACCTCGGCGGATACGAGGCAAACGCCGAAGCTGCGCGCATCTGTGACGCCCTCGGTCTGCCTGAGCGTGTATTGGACCAACCGCTGAAAACCCTCTCCGGAGGTCAGCGCCGCCGCGTTGAGCTGGCGCAGATCCTTTTTGCGGCCTCGGAAGGCTCGGGAAAGTCACAGACGACCCTGCTGCTGGACGAGCCGACCAACCACCTTGATGCCGATTCGATTACCTGGCTGCGCGATTTCCTGCGCAAGCACGAGGGCGGCCTGATTATGATCTCCCACGATGTCGAGTTGCTCGAAGCCGTGTGCAACAAGGTCTGGTTCCTCGACGCGGTCCGCGCCGAGGCGGACGTGTACAACATGGGATGGAAGAACTACCTCTCCGCGCGCGCGACCGACGAGGCCCGCCGACGCCGCGAATTCGCCAATGCGGAGAAGAAGGCCAGCGCACTGCGCAAGCAGGCCGAGAAGTTGGGTGCCAAGGCCACCAAGGCGAAGGCCGCCAAGCAGATGGTCGCTCGAGCCGACCGAATGATGAACAGCCTCGACGAGGTGCGTCTGGAAGACAAGGTCGCCCATATTTCCTTCCCGGAACCGGCGCCGTGCGGCAAGACCCCGCTCAACGCCAAGGGGCTGACCAAGATGTACGGCTCCCTCGAGGTGTTCGCCGGCGTCGACCTGGCAATCGACAAGGGCTCGCGCGTGGTCGTGCTTGGCTTCAACGGCGCAGGAAAGACGACTCTCCTGAAGCTGCTAGCCGGTGTCGAACGCACCGATGGAGAGGGCGGCATCGTCTCTGGGCACGGACTGAGGATCGGCTACTTCGCACAGGAGCACGACACCATCGATCCGGATAAGACCGTTTGGGAAAACACCGTCTACGCTTGCCCCGACGTCAACGAGCCGGAGCTGCGCAGCCTGCTCGGCGCGTTCATGTTCTCCGGCGACAAGCTGGAGCAACCCGCCGGAACACTCTCAGGCGGTGAGAAAACCCGCCTAGCACTGGCCACCCTGGTCAGCTCGCGTGCAAACGTGCTGCTTCTCGACGAGCCCACCAACAACCTGGACCCGATGTCCCGCGAGCAGGTGCTCGACGCACTGAAGACATACACGGGAGCCGTCGTCCTGGTCACGCACGACCCGGGAGCAGTAAAGGCCCTCGAACCGGAGCGCGTCATCGTGCTTCCCGACGGAACAGAGGACCTGTGGAGCGACGACTATATGGAAATCGTCGAGCTCGCCTAG
- a CDS encoding lycopene cyclase family protein: MISAPLSATVIGLGPAGRILAHRAAARGWDVTAFDPAGGTLPSTIGLWAHQIPGWAPQSLIAADFFPTVVLADGASVRLGRKYCVIDNDCLANLGGFEVVKRKATTADCVGKAAVTATGEAAAAYGPEGQARQLAIGHIFEVGDLPEGVAEPVLMDFRQVGDDRGPASFSYRIPLGRGRFLIEETILATAVPLKKDSRTADEKYLLDLLRRRQSRRLEDLGVDSRAAVQEEVVSFPLLSMKDRSQCLATRCRLRRPTAQSLIDVSFGFAGGWMHPATGYSVGPVLDGVDSFLTALEREARCGKQEVFAASVSRIWLLRLRERGLAALLHFNRAETLEFFAAFFSLHERHIFAYLTGTTWSATMRAMLGVAVPLWKRNPRLLGVLILGFLQGCAAWRAPLWRRLREK, translated from the coding sequence ATGATCTCTGCTCCCCTCTCCGCCACCGTCATCGGCCTGGGGCCCGCCGGCCGAATCCTGGCCCACCGCGCGGCCGCCCGCGGCTGGGATGTCACCGCCTTCGACCCGGCCGGGGGCACGCTTCCCTCGACCATCGGCCTATGGGCCCACCAGATACCCGGTTGGGCACCGCAGAGCCTGATCGCCGCGGACTTCTTCCCCACCGTTGTGCTTGCCGACGGCGCCTCGGTCCGACTCGGCCGAAAGTACTGCGTCATCGACAACGATTGCCTCGCGAACCTCGGAGGGTTCGAAGTCGTGAAGCGCAAGGCGACGACGGCGGACTGCGTTGGCAAGGCCGCGGTGACTGCCACCGGCGAGGCGGCTGCCGCCTATGGTCCGGAAGGTCAGGCGCGGCAGTTGGCTATAGGCCATATCTTTGAGGTCGGCGACCTACCGGAGGGTGTCGCGGAGCCCGTGCTTATGGATTTCCGGCAAGTCGGCGATGACAGGGGTCCCGCTAGCTTTTCCTACCGGATCCCGCTTGGGCGCGGGAGATTCCTCATCGAAGAGACCATCCTCGCTACAGCGGTACCGCTCAAGAAAGACAGCAGAACTGCGGACGAGAAGTACCTGTTGGATTTGCTGAGGCGAAGGCAGTCACGACGTTTAGAGGACCTCGGCGTCGATTCCCGGGCGGCCGTACAGGAGGAGGTCGTGTCTTTCCCTCTGCTGAGTATGAAAGACCGCTCACAGTGCTTGGCAACTCGATGCCGGTTGCGCCGCCCCACAGCGCAGTCGCTAATTGATGTGTCATTTGGCTTCGCAGGAGGTTGGATGCACCCGGCAACGGGGTACTCGGTGGGGCCCGTTTTAGACGGTGTGGACTCATTTCTTACCGCCCTGGAGCGCGAAGCGCGGTGTGGAAAGCAGGAGGTGTTCGCGGCGTCGGTAAGCAGAATTTGGCTGCTGCGGCTGAGGGAGCGAGGGCTGGCTGCCCTGCTGCACTTTAACCGGGCAGAGACGCTGGAGTTCTTCGCCGCGTTTTTCAGTCTCCACGAGCGGCACATTTTTGCCTACCTGACGGGTACCACGTGGAGCGCGACGATGAGAGCCATGCTGGGGGTAGCGGTTCCTCTATGGAAACGGAATCCCAGGTTGCTTGGGGTGTTGATTCTGGGTTTCCTACAGGGGTGCGCCGCCTGGAGGGCACCTTTATGGAGAAGGTTACGCGAGAAGTAA
- a CDS encoding amino acid permease, with protein sequence MTSTTQEATASHEHKLQRRLRARHLNMIAIGGAIGTGLFVASGATISQAGPGGALAAYALIGIMVWLVMQSLGEMAAYLPVAGSFQEYGRRYVSDSFGFAMGWNYWFNWAITVAAELVAAALVMRYWFPDVPSIVWSAGFLAVLFLLNALSARVFGEGEFWFATIKVVTVIVFLVLGVAMIFGILGGPSPGFENWTTGDAPFVDGGLGLLAVFVVAGYSFQGTEMVGVAAGEAEDPERTIPRAIRTIFWRILLFYIGAIAVIGFLIAYTDPNLLNSAEDNIAVSPFTLVFDRAGIAIAAGLMNAVILTSVLSAGNSGLYVSTRMLFSLARQGHAPRYFGKLSGHGIPMRALIATTIVGMAGFITSLVGDGAAYTFLLTLSALAGFITWIGISYSHYRFRKCLKAQNIPLDSLPYKANFFPAGAVLALFMCFFVVAGQALDPIRTGENLFAILSPYLGIPVFLLLWLVHKQLTGSKAVDPATADMSRE encoded by the coding sequence ATGACTTCGACAACTCAGGAGGCTACGGCCTCGCACGAGCATAAACTGCAGCGCAGGCTGCGCGCTCGTCACCTCAATATGATTGCAATCGGCGGTGCCATTGGTACCGGCCTATTCGTCGCCTCCGGCGCGACCATTTCGCAGGCGGGCCCGGGTGGCGCCCTCGCAGCGTATGCCCTCATCGGCATCATGGTATGGCTGGTTATGCAGTCGCTCGGCGAAATGGCTGCATACCTCCCCGTGGCGGGATCCTTCCAGGAGTACGGCCGCCGCTACGTCTCAGACTCCTTCGGCTTCGCGATGGGCTGGAACTACTGGTTCAACTGGGCAATTACCGTCGCAGCCGAGCTGGTCGCCGCAGCGCTGGTGATGCGCTACTGGTTCCCCGACGTGCCGTCGATAGTCTGGTCCGCCGGCTTTTTGGCAGTGCTCTTCCTGCTCAACGCCCTATCCGCCCGCGTATTCGGCGAGGGCGAGTTCTGGTTTGCGACCATCAAAGTCGTCACAGTCATTGTGTTCCTCGTCCTTGGCGTTGCGATGATCTTCGGCATCCTCGGCGGCCCCTCCCCCGGTTTCGAAAACTGGACCACGGGCGATGCCCCCTTCGTCGACGGCGGTCTTGGCCTACTGGCAGTGTTCGTTGTCGCTGGCTACTCTTTCCAGGGAACTGAGATGGTCGGTGTTGCTGCAGGTGAAGCGGAGGACCCGGAGCGCACCATCCCGCGCGCGATCCGAACCATCTTCTGGCGTATTCTGCTCTTCTACATCGGCGCTATTGCCGTTATCGGTTTCCTCATCGCCTACACCGATCCGAACCTGCTGAACTCCGCGGAGGACAACATCGCGGTCTCCCCATTCACCCTGGTCTTCGACCGGGCGGGCATCGCGATTGCCGCGGGCCTAATGAACGCGGTCATCCTCACCTCCGTGCTCTCCGCGGGCAACTCCGGGCTCTATGTGTCCACTCGCATGCTCTTCTCGCTGGCGCGGCAGGGACACGCGCCCCGCTACTTCGGCAAACTCTCCGGCCACGGCATTCCGATGCGTGCACTCATCGCGACGACCATCGTCGGCATGGCGGGCTTCATCACCTCCCTGGTCGGCGACGGCGCCGCCTACACCTTCCTACTGACGCTTTCCGCACTCGCGGGATTCATCACCTGGATTGGTATTTCCTACAGTCACTATCGCTTCCGCAAGTGCCTGAAGGCCCAAAACATTCCGCTGGACTCGCTGCCCTACAAGGCGAACTTCTTCCCAGCAGGCGCAGTCTTGGCGCTTTTTATGTGCTTCTTCGTCGTCGCGGGCCAGGCCCTCGACCCGATTCGCACCGGCGAAAACCTCTTCGCCATCTTGAGTCCCTACCTGGGCATCCCCGTATTCCTGCTGCTGTGGTTAGTGCACAAGCAGCTAACCGGTTCGAAGGCAGTCGACCCCGCCACTGCCGATATGAGCCGCGAGTAG
- a CDS encoding response regulator transcription factor, which translates to MRDFTEDVAAEIGSVGDTDVTVNSGQDERKLRVAAIDDHALTLQGLKALLGSAEDMDLVGCFGTVPELLAATANDDRLDAVVLDLRLADQSDPAQNVLSLELVTDHVLILSSAESPYLVRKAVRTGVMGVVQKSESPETILSAVRLAASGKGALTTEWASVVDSDPLLDSVDLSERQREVLELYASGEPTKRVATMTGLTPNTVLDYLGRIRAKYAAAGRAEHSLNKSEIYRLAQQDGYLPGPMDVG; encoded by the coding sequence ATGCGAGATTTCACTGAGGACGTGGCTGCGGAAATCGGAAGCGTCGGCGATACGGACGTTACGGTGAACAGCGGCCAGGATGAGCGGAAACTCCGCGTCGCTGCAATCGACGATCACGCCCTGACTCTTCAGGGATTAAAGGCTCTTCTTGGCAGTGCCGAGGACATGGATCTGGTGGGGTGCTTCGGGACAGTCCCGGAACTGCTGGCTGCGACCGCTAATGATGATCGTCTCGATGCCGTCGTGCTCGACCTTCGCCTGGCAGATCAGTCCGACCCGGCGCAAAACGTCCTTTCTCTGGAATTGGTAACCGATCACGTGCTCATTCTTTCCTCTGCCGAAAGCCCCTATCTGGTGCGCAAGGCGGTGCGCACCGGAGTCATGGGCGTGGTTCAAAAATCGGAGTCACCAGAGACAATCCTCTCCGCGGTGCGGCTGGCGGCTTCGGGCAAGGGGGCGCTGACCACTGAGTGGGCCTCGGTCGTCGACTCAGATCCGTTATTGGACTCGGTTGACCTGTCCGAGCGTCAGCGAGAGGTTTTGGAGCTCTATGCCTCAGGCGAACCTACTAAGCGCGTGGCCACCATGACGGGTCTGACCCCGAACACGGTTCTCGATTACCTAGGTCGAATCCGGGCAAAATACGCGGCGGCAGGCCGTGCGGAGCACAGCCTGAACAAGTCGGAAATCTACCGCCTGGCCCAACAGGATGGCTACCTGCCGGGACCGATGGACGTCGGGTAG
- a CDS encoding glutamine amidotransferase: protein MPDPAVIRADSTKPFLLLSTRGEDVAAHAEHLSFAGTAGIAPAKLHQIRLEKGLPSALSLDDYSGIIVGGGPFNSSDEIKSGLQKRVESWFDDVLAEVLDRDFPFLGACYGVGLLGMAGSGSVSRRHGEEADVITIKKTAEGTVDPILEGLPTTFHGIVGHKEAIDQLPADATLLATGDNCPVQMFRIGANAYATQFHPELDADTFAQRLRIYSNQGYYQPGSDSAAVEAARRLDVKRSGQILRNFARIHVARRV from the coding sequence ATGCCTGACCCCGCGGTTATCCGTGCTGATTCGACGAAGCCGTTCTTGCTCCTGTCCACCAGGGGGGAGGACGTGGCGGCGCACGCGGAGCACCTCTCCTTCGCCGGAACTGCCGGTATCGCTCCTGCGAAGCTGCACCAGATCCGACTCGAAAAGGGCCTTCCTTCGGCACTGTCTCTGGATGATTACTCCGGCATTATCGTCGGCGGAGGCCCGTTTAATTCCTCGGATGAGATTAAAAGCGGCCTTCAAAAGCGAGTCGAGTCCTGGTTCGACGATGTTTTGGCGGAGGTGCTCGATCGGGACTTCCCATTTCTGGGTGCCTGTTACGGGGTTGGCCTACTGGGTATGGCTGGCTCCGGCTCGGTATCTCGTCGGCACGGTGAAGAGGCCGACGTCATCACAATTAAGAAGACTGCGGAAGGCACGGTCGACCCGATACTTGAAGGACTGCCCACGACGTTCCACGGAATAGTAGGACACAAGGAAGCAATTGACCAGCTTCCGGCCGATGCAACGTTGCTAGCAACGGGCGACAATTGCCCCGTTCAGATGTTCCGTATCGGTGCCAATGCCTACGCAACACAGTTTCATCCGGAACTGGATGCTGACACCTTCGCGCAGCGCCTGCGCATATACTCGAACCAAGGTTATTACCAACCAGGTTCGGATAGTGCCGCAGTGGAGGCTGCGCGACGTCTGGATGTTAAGCGCAGTGGCCAAATCCTGCGAAATTTTGCACGGATTCATGTCGCGAGAAGAGTCTGA
- a CDS encoding sensor histidine kinase, whose translation MSSSDKARISSPMMPSIELAVLRAGALIISITGLLWQIESVFRSIPPSAFFTHWFPFASVFAFVLSDVLLLVAFALNTRRALISALQFPMYIMLVLLAFAFTYDDVQRTPVGNALWFSPFAGLALVAFAMTVPLRISLSIMAFVPGLIAVLNSWFLGHTFWLDMLADVGFNLVNTFPFVIFSGSARPVAKLIDDTYSQSRKVTERAERIRVQGEAMGTFTAYVHDYVLAALSAIGKGMNVSFSLDAQTGQFFSPRDYVDGTRFGRRVAEQVTKVSNDTEVAVNLADPSKPVYIPGEVANTLLLAVSEVATNSQKHAGDDAKKSCSVDILPGEVHIRFTDDGIGFDAQSIDPHRAGVRLSVKGRVDSLRGGEAKVVSAPGQGTTAVLSWRGNTSPVADEVEQREMPEAASVYNLMGMSIVYSWQFYVALLAIMVIVLTSNDQLLFPSGQISLAIFAILSAVLMFGRYDQLPLGRTVFVSTALVWLAVVGVFQPMPNLIEWSYLWHFNIVALLAAMFAIRGRPLAAVLSVAMAFVLVQSLHVFGVIPNHHVTGIDLLVRSVIVVAGVLTAIMVGFLTRNVPGSIQEYNRALFEAAAAKELERSMQNNYEWLENQVGPVFLAANAMETPTQRLQQRARLTEGKLRDVLRSPRLNNPALHQSVWEARARGVKVRLMDDRRHEPRNSSTSDVRDFPLIDEDAAVQKLLPEFLQVIDDAEEGQVTIRLLPPGRRAFASISDKNGVQRFNSAGEKI comes from the coding sequence GTGAGTAGTTCGGATAAGGCCCGCATCAGCAGCCCTATGATGCCCTCGATTGAGTTGGCTGTTTTGCGGGCCGGTGCGCTAATCATTTCGATAACTGGTCTCCTGTGGCAGATTGAATCGGTCTTTCGATCCATTCCGCCTTCAGCTTTCTTCACGCACTGGTTTCCTTTCGCATCCGTTTTTGCCTTCGTCCTGAGCGATGTCTTGCTGCTGGTTGCCTTTGCGCTAAACACCCGCAGGGCCCTTATCTCCGCGCTGCAGTTCCCCATGTACATCATGCTGGTCCTGCTAGCGTTCGCTTTCACTTACGACGATGTACAACGCACTCCCGTCGGAAATGCACTCTGGTTCAGTCCGTTCGCGGGACTTGCGCTGGTCGCCTTCGCAATGACTGTCCCGCTGCGAATCAGCTTGTCGATTATGGCTTTCGTCCCTGGGCTCATCGCGGTTTTGAATTCCTGGTTCCTCGGCCACACCTTCTGGCTGGATATGCTTGCCGACGTCGGCTTTAACCTCGTCAATACCTTTCCGTTTGTTATCTTTTCGGGTTCCGCACGGCCCGTCGCGAAGCTGATTGACGATACCTATTCGCAGTCACGAAAAGTCACGGAACGCGCCGAACGAATCCGGGTCCAAGGCGAGGCTATGGGCACGTTCACCGCCTACGTGCACGATTACGTCCTTGCGGCGCTCAGCGCTATCGGGAAGGGAATGAATGTAAGTTTCTCGCTCGATGCGCAGACGGGACAGTTCTTTTCGCCCCGGGACTATGTCGACGGAACACGCTTCGGCCGTCGTGTAGCGGAGCAGGTAACTAAGGTCTCGAATGATACCGAAGTCGCAGTGAACCTAGCCGACCCGTCTAAGCCGGTGTATATCCCGGGAGAGGTTGCCAACACTCTGCTTCTTGCAGTGTCCGAGGTAGCTACGAATTCACAGAAACACGCAGGTGACGACGCGAAAAAGTCCTGCTCCGTGGATATTCTTCCGGGTGAGGTCCACATCCGGTTCACGGATGACGGTATCGGATTTGACGCCCAGAGTATCGATCCGCACCGTGCCGGTGTGCGGCTGAGCGTCAAGGGCCGCGTCGACTCCCTACGCGGTGGAGAAGCAAAAGTCGTGTCGGCCCCGGGCCAAGGTACTACGGCGGTGCTGTCCTGGCGAGGTAACACCTCCCCAGTTGCCGACGAAGTCGAACAACGGGAGATGCCTGAGGCGGCGTCGGTCTACAACTTGATGGGAATGTCCATCGTCTACTCGTGGCAGTTCTATGTTGCGCTATTGGCAATTATGGTGATTGTTCTGACGAGTAATGATCAGCTCCTTTTCCCCTCTGGGCAGATCAGCCTCGCCATCTTTGCTATTTTGTCCGCTGTTTTGATGTTCGGACGATACGATCAACTACCGCTGGGACGCACAGTTTTTGTTTCCACTGCTTTAGTCTGGCTGGCTGTTGTCGGCGTATTCCAGCCGATGCCCAACTTGATTGAGTGGTCGTACCTGTGGCACTTCAACATCGTGGCGCTATTGGCAGCGATGTTCGCTATTCGAGGTCGTCCCCTCGCCGCAGTTTTGTCGGTGGCTATGGCGTTTGTTCTCGTGCAGTCGCTGCATGTGTTCGGGGTGATTCCGAACCATCACGTAACCGGAATCGATCTCCTGGTCAGGTCGGTAATTGTAGTCGCAGGTGTGCTCACGGCGATTATGGTCGGCTTCCTGACACGTAATGTTCCTGGCTCTATACAGGAGTACAACCGAGCCCTGTTTGAGGCTGCTGCAGCCAAGGAGCTGGAGCGCAGCATGCAGAATAACTACGAGTGGCTGGAAAATCAGGTTGGCCCGGTATTCCTGGCGGCAAACGCTATGGAGACTCCGACGCAACGTCTGCAACAGCGGGCCCGGCTGACGGAGGGAAAGCTGCGGGACGTCCTGCGCTCCCCCCGCCTGAATAATCCGGCGCTGCACCAGAGCGTTTGGGAGGCTCGGGCCCGCGGGGTTAAGGTGCGCCTTATGGATGATCGGCGCCACGAGCCTCGAAATAGCTCAACGTCCGATGTGCGCGACTTTCCGCTCATCGACGAGGATGCGGCCGTTCAAAAGTTACTCCCCGAGTTCCTTCAAGTTATTGATGACGCGGAGGAGGGGCAGGTCACAATTCGACTTCTTCCCCCCGGCAGGCGTGCGTTTGCTTCCATTTCGGATAAAAATGGGGTCCAAAGGTTTAATAGCGCTGGAGAGAAGATTTAA
- a CDS encoding glutamine amidotransferase-related protein, translating to MKTGKFLLVALRPADGAGRAEYLDFLEASGLEKEELDLLTVARPDTVLPNLGEYAGVFVGGSPFNVTDLEHSDLQKHSHDLLYQVLTSSVPALFTCYGASYTAFTFGGLVNRDFGEKAGVSRVELTNAAQLDPVAQVLPPCFGALTGHKESVAILPRHASLLASGPTCPVQMYSIGSRNWVTQFHPEMNAAGLLRRMSFYANDGYFLPEEVEEIKRTIEAADLSGVALIIPRFVDYALEIFNAREKAFHNA from the coding sequence ATGAAGACGGGAAAGTTCTTATTGGTCGCGCTGCGCCCCGCAGACGGTGCAGGGCGGGCTGAATATCTCGACTTCCTCGAAGCCTCGGGGCTGGAGAAGGAAGAGTTAGATCTTCTCACCGTGGCGCGCCCGGACACTGTCCTTCCGAATCTTGGCGAGTACGCGGGTGTCTTTGTTGGTGGCAGTCCCTTTAATGTCACCGACCTGGAGCATTCTGATTTGCAGAAGCACTCGCACGACCTGCTATATCAGGTCTTAACCAGTTCGGTACCAGCGCTATTTACCTGCTACGGAGCCAGCTATACCGCTTTCACTTTCGGCGGCCTAGTAAATAGGGATTTTGGTGAAAAGGCCGGCGTTTCCCGTGTCGAGCTCACCAACGCCGCGCAATTGGACCCCGTCGCTCAAGTACTTCCTCCATGCTTTGGGGCATTGACTGGGCACAAGGAGTCCGTTGCAATTCTTCCCCGCCACGCGAGTCTGCTGGCGAGTGGTCCTACCTGCCCGGTTCAGATGTATTCAATTGGTTCTCGAAACTGGGTTACTCAGTTCCATCCCGAAATGAACGCAGCTGGGCTTCTGCGAAGGATGTCCTTTTACGCCAACGATGGCTATTTCCTGCCGGAGGAAGTCGAGGAGATCAAGCGGACGATTGAGGCCGCAGACTTGTCTGGGGTCGCACTTATAATTCCCCGATTTGTCGACTATGCGTTAGAGATCTTCAACGCGCGGGAGAAGGCGTTTCACAATGCCTGA
- a CDS encoding metal-sulfur cluster assembly factor, translating to MTDPLSPEETSPDQVGAVADPEANNQLTVPEPPEQTEADNLLAIKVEEAMYEVVDPELGVNVVDLGLVYDIWIEEGDIACIFMTLTSPACPLTDMLTDQTAAEVANVEGIRDFKLTWVWSPAWGPHMITEDGRDQMRALGFSV from the coding sequence ATGACTGATCCCCTTTCCCCTGAGGAGACTTCGCCCGATCAGGTCGGTGCCGTTGCGGACCCGGAGGCGAATAATCAGTTGACGGTCCCGGAGCCGCCGGAGCAGACTGAGGCGGATAATCTCTTGGCTATCAAGGTCGAAGAGGCGATGTACGAGGTTGTCGACCCAGAGCTGGGTGTCAACGTCGTTGACCTGGGATTGGTCTACGATATCTGGATTGAAGAGGGCGATATCGCCTGCATCTTCATGACGCTGACTTCGCCTGCGTGTCCGTTGACGGATATGCTCACCGATCAGACCGCGGCCGAGGTGGCAAACGTTGAAGGTATCCGGGACTTCAAGTTGACCTGGGTTTGGTCGCCGGCTTGGGGCCCCCACATGATTACCGAAGATGGCCGAGACCAGATGCGCGCTCTTGGGTTCTCGGTCTAG